The Hymenobacter sp. GOD-10R genome includes a window with the following:
- a CDS encoding (2Fe-2S)-binding protein has protein sequence MNPEPEQPNHDEARRTFLKQSSLLTALAFTPGSVLKAAAADLDESIAAAFEKVPVRLDINGHKHKLSIEPRTTLLDLLREQLGLTGTKKGCDYGQCGACTVHIDGKRVNSCLTFAVMQEGKEITTIEGLADGDKLHPMQEAFIKHDGFQCGYCTPGQIMSAVACVREGHADSEDEIREFMSGNICRCGAYSNIVAAIQEVKGGGQKV, from the coding sequence ATGAACCCTGAACCTGAACAACCAAACCACGACGAGGCACGGCGAACGTTCCTCAAACAGTCGTCGCTGCTCACGGCCCTAGCTTTCACGCCGGGCTCGGTGTTAAAAGCAGCCGCCGCTGATTTAGATGAATCCATAGCGGCCGCATTCGAAAAGGTGCCCGTGCGCCTCGATATTAACGGCCATAAACACAAGTTATCCATCGAGCCGCGTACCACGCTGCTCGACCTGTTGCGCGAACAGCTTGGCCTAACCGGCACTAAAAAAGGCTGCGACTACGGCCAATGCGGAGCCTGCACCGTGCACATCGATGGCAAGCGTGTGAACTCCTGCCTGACTTTCGCGGTGATGCAGGAAGGCAAAGAAATAACTACAATCGAAGGCCTAGCCGACGGTGACAAACTGCACCCGATGCAGGAAGCCTTCATTAAGCACGACGGCTTTCAGTGCGGCTACTGCACACCCGGCCAAATCATGTCGGCTGTGGCCTGCGTGCGCGAAGGCCACGCCGATTCGGAAGATGAAATTCGAGAGTTTATGAGCGGCAACATTTGCCGGTGCGGCGCCTACTCCAACATTGTGGCGGCTATTCAAGAGGTAAAAGGAGGGGGGCAAAAGGTATGA